The Candidatus Neomarinimicrobiota bacterium sequence CGATGGGGATCTTCGTGTAGATTTCTGTCACAACAACCGAAGAATGTCCCAGAACCTGTTTGGTCAGGTTGATATCCCGGTGTTCTATCCAGTGGCGCACGGCAAAGGTGTGTCTCAGGCTATGGAAAGTATAGTCTTCAGAGAGTCCGGCTTCCCGGGCAAAGTGCTTGAACTTGTGAGAAAGGTAATCTGTAGACAGATTGACTTCCCGGA is a genomic window containing:
- a CDS encoding tyrosine-type recombinase/integrase, with product REVNLSTDYLSHKFKHFAREAGLSEDYTFHSLRHTFAVRHWIEHRDINLTKQVLGHSSVVVTEIYTKIPIDYLKNVISIRNQKS